A genomic window from Sorex araneus isolate mSorAra2 chromosome 2, mSorAra2.pri, whole genome shotgun sequence includes:
- the LOC101539115 gene encoding FUN14 domain-containing protein 1-like, with the protein MATWNRPPQEYESDDESYEVLDLIEYARRHHWWNRVFGHSSGPMVEKYSVAIQIVMGGVTGWCTGFLFQKVGKLAATAVGGGFLLLQITSHSGYVQVDWKRVEKDVNKAKQQIKKQANKAAPEINNIIEEATEFIKQNIVISSGFAGGFLLGLAS; encoded by the coding sequence ATGGCGACCTGGAACCGCCCTCCCCAAGAATATGAAAGTGATGATGAATCTTATGAAGTGTTGGATTTAATTGAGTATGCAAGAAGACATCACTGGTGGAATCGAGTGTTTGGTCACAGTTCTGGACCTATGGTAGAAAAATACTCTGTAGCCATCCAGATTGTAATGGGTGGAGTGACTGGCTGGTGTACGGGATTTTTGTTCCAGAAAGTTGGAAAACTTGCAGCAACTGCTGTAGGTGGTGGCTTTCTTCTCCTTCAGATCACCAGTCATAGTGGCTATGTTCAGGTTGACTGGAAAAGAGTTGAAAAAGAtgtaaacaaagcaaagcaacagataaagaaacaagcaaataaagCAGCACCTGAAATCAACAATATAATTGAAGAAGCAACAGAATTTATCAAACAGAACATCGTGATATCCAGTGGATTTGCGGGAGGCTTTTTGTTAGGCCTTGCATCTTAA